Part of the Cryptosporangium arvum DSM 44712 genome, GCTGCGGCTGGCCGAGGTCGAAGCGTCCCGGGCCCGGATCGTCGCGGCCGGGTACGAGGAGCGACGGCGTCTGGAGCGGGACCTGCACGACGGGGCGCAGCAGCGGCTGGTCAGCATCGGGCTGGCGCTTCGCAACGCCCAGTTCGCACTCGGCGACCAGGCGCCCGTCGTTCGCATCATCGACGCGGTGGTGGACGAGCTGGGCGTCGCCATCGACGAATTACGCGAGCTGGCCAACGGGATCCGCCCCGCGTACCTCGACGACGGCTTGGCCGTCGCGCTCCGCGATCTGGCCGAGCGCACGCCGTTGCCGGTCGAGGTGCACACCACCGGCGAGCGCTACCCCGCCGACGTCGAGGCGACCGCGTATTTCGTCGCCTGTGAGGCGCTGGCGAACGCGGTCAAACACGCGGACGCGATCGGTGTCACGCTCAGTGCGGAACACGCGGACGGAGAATTGGTGATGACGATTCGAGACGACGGGGTGGGAGGCGCCCGGCCGGCGGACGGCACCGGCCTTCGCGGGCTCCACGACCGGGTCGCTGCCCAGGGTGGCCGGATGCGGGTCGACAGCGAGCCCGGAGCGGGCACGACGGTGGTCGCGGAGTTGCCGTGCGCGTCCTGATCGCCGAAGACCAAGTCCTGCTCCGCGAGGGCCTGGTGCAGCTGTTCACCGCCCGCGGACACGACGTTGTCGCCGCGGTCGGGGACGCGGCGGGGGTGCTTTCCACCGTCGAGGCGCACCAGCCCGATCTGCTGCTGATCGACGTCCGGATGCCCCCGACGTTCACCGACGAGGGCACCCGTGCCGCGCTCGACGTCAAGCACGCCCACCCCGGGATCGGTGTACTGGTGTTGTCACAGCACGTCGACACCACGCACGCGCCGAGCCTCGTCGGACTCGGCGGGTTCGGTTATCTTCTGAAGGATCGGGTCCTGGCCGTCCAGGAGTTTCTCGCGGCGGCCCAGCGAGTGGCCGACGGTGGCTCGGCGCTGGACCCGACGGTGGTTGGGGCGCTGATGGCGGCGCATCCGCTCTCGTCGCTGTCGGCACGGGAACGGGAAGTGCTGGAATTGATGGCCGAGGGCCTGAACAACCCCGCCATCGCCCGACGGCTGACGGTCAGCGAACGCACGATTGAGAGCCATGTGCGGCACGTGATGCTCAAACTCGACCTGTCCGAATCCGACGACGGACACCGTCGGGTCCTGGCCGTACTCGCCTATCTCCGCGCCCACCCCGCCTGACGAGAGCGCCGACGACCTGGCCCGGCTCACCGCACTGGCGCTCAGCCGCGGCGGACGGCTGCTCCGCGATCCCTACGACACCACGTACGGCTCGCGCCAGGTGGTGCTCGCCGGGATCCGGCGGCACCGGCTCGATCCATAACGGGCTGCTGCACCACGGCGGCTGCGTGCGCGCCCCGGACGTCGTCCACGGCACCGCGGACGCGACGCTGGTGCACGTCGAGGGGGACACCGCACAGGCTTACGTGCACAACTACGGGACCACGGGCATTCTCGCCCGGGTCACGCTGCGACTGGAACCGGCGCAGGACTGGTCCGCGTTCTACGCGAGCTTCGCCGGCCTCGAGCCGGTGCTGCCGCTGCTGGCCGCGTTCGCCGCGCTGGAGCCGACGCCTCGGTTGGTCTCCGTCGACCCGGCCGGGCTCGTCGCGTCGCTCCCGCCCGACCCGGCGTTGCCCGACGGCCGGGCGAGCCTGCGGGTGATCCTCGACCGCAGCACGGTGGAGGTGGCGAGCGCGCTGGTGCTCGCGGCCGGCGGTCGGGTGGAGGACGTGCGGCCGGGAGCGTCGGCGGCGATGCGGCTGAGCACGCTCAGCTCCGGCCGGGCGGAGTGATCTCAGTGCGCGCACGGGATCCTAACCGAACACTCGGAGCACACGATGAGCACTACCCTGACCGGCACCACCGCCCTGGTCACCGGCGCCAGCGGCGGCATCGGAGCCGCCACCGCCCTCTCACTCGCCGCCCAGGGCGCGAACGTCGCCCTGGTCGCCCGCCGCAAAGACCGTCTCGACGAGCTGGCCGAACGCATCCGCACCGCGGGCGGCACCGCACTGGTCATCGAAGCCGACCTCACCGACCAGACTCGGGCCGCTGCCGCGGTCGAGCAGACCGTGCAAGCCTTCGGGGGGCTGAACATCCTGATCAACAACGCCGGCGTCATGCTGCTCGGCCCGGCCGAGAGCGCGCCGCTGGACGAATGGGACCGGATGCTGGCCATCAACATCCAGGGCCTGCTCTACACCACCCACGCCGCCCTTCCGCACCTTCTGGACGCGGCCGCGAGTGAGCGCGCCAGCGCGGACATCGTCAATGTCGGCTCACTCGCCGGCCGGGTCCCGATCGCCGGGTCGGCCGTCTACAGCCTCACCAAAACCGGGCTCAACGCGTTCACCGAGGCGCTGCGCCAAGAGGTCACCGGCCGGCACGTCCGGGTGTCGCTGATCGAGCCGGGCCCGGTCGCCACGGAGCTGTTCACGCACATCCGTCCGGAGATCCTCGCGGCCGGCCAGCAGGCGTTCGCCAACGCCACCCTGCTGCACGCCGAGGACATCGCCGACACGATCACGTACGTCGTCACCCGCCCGGCGCGCGTCGTCATGAGCGAGATCCTCGTCCGTCCCGACGGCAGCCAGTGGTGAGGCGATCACGCGGTCGAGGACTGCCTCCGGCGGGCTCGGGACGCTCGCAGGTTCAGCGTGTTGCCGCAGGTCTTCATGTCGTGCCAGACACGGGTGCCGCTGCGCGACCGGTCGTAGAACGCCGCTCCGCAAGCCGGGTTCTGGCAGGTCTTGAGCCGGCCCAGCTCGCCGGTGCGCGAGGCGAGCAGCGCCTCGAGCGCGACCAGCGAGGTGATGGCGGCAGCGCCACGGCCGCGCGGCCCGTACACCAGGTCGCCGTCGCGGACGGAGACGTCGGCCGCCATCGCCAGCGACCCGTCGTTCTCGGATTCGCCGGTGACCCAGCCGCGGACGCGGCCGCGGAGAGTGCGCAGAGCGGCGAGGTCTTTTTCGGTGAGCGAGATCGACGGGGTCGTGCGGCCGGTTTGCCGGGCCCAGGCCCGGAGCGTCCCGTCCAGCCAGCGCTGGGCCGTGCTCGTCTCGTCGAGCAGATCGGGGAGCGAGGCGACCGGCATGCCGGCCGTGTTCAGCAGATCCTGAACCAGGCGCAGGCCCCCGGGGGCTTCGGTCAAGCCCAGGCGTCCGGTGCTTCCGGCGGTGTGGTCGTCCGTCGCGGCCGCAAACCTACCTCGGCCGACATCACCCTGGGCTGTACGCCTATGTCACATGACGCTCGACTCGCTGATCCGGGAAGCGCTGTGCACGCCAGTGACGTCTGCTCGTCACCCACGGGTTCGGGGAGACTGAGCCTCCGGTTTCGAGTCGTCCCCACCGAGCGTCCCAGCCGCCTGGTCGTACAAGCGGCACGCTCACGCGGATCTCGTCCCTCGGCGCAGCACGAAGCGCTGGATCTTTCCGCTGGCTGTCTTCGGCAGCGACTCCACGACGTGGACCTGCCGCGGATAGGCGTGGGCGGAGTACCTGGTGCGGACCAGGTCCTGCAGCTGGGCCAGGAACGTCGGGCCCGGCGATTCTCCGTCGGCGAGGACGACGTAGGCGACGACGATCTCGCCGCGGAGCTCATCCGGTGCTCCCACGACCGCGACGTCCGCGACCGCGGGATGCGTGACGAGCACGGACTCGACGTCGAACGGGCCGATGCGGTACCCGGCGGCGAGGATGACGTCGTCGTCGCGGGCCGTGAAGTAGAAGGCCCCGTTCTCGTCGACCCGTCCGGTGTCACCGGTGAGGTAGTACCGGCCGTCGGCGGTGAAACGCTCCCGGGTGCGCTCCGGAGCGTCGACGTAGCCCTCGAACCACATCAGCGGGCTGGCTTCGACGTCCAGTGCGATCTGACCGTCCAGCACCGTTGCCGTGAATCCCGGTAGAGGCCGGCCCATGGAACCGGATTCCACGACAGAGCGAACAGAGGCGTGCCAGCCGTTGAGGATCACCATGCCCTGCTCGGTTTGCCCGTAGTGGTCGCGCACCTCGGTGCCCAGCGCGTCCGGCGCCCAGGCGGTCACGTCCGGAGTGAGTGGTTCACCCGCCGAAGACGCCCGGCGGAGTCTCGCCGTCCCGACACCACGCAGCGCGCGGTACATCGTGGGGGCGCCGGCGAAGTTGGTGACGCCGCAGCGGTTCATGACCTCGAGCGTCCGCCGCGGATCGAAGCCGCCCTCGACCAGCAGGTTCGCGCGCCCGTGCGCGAGCGGCCCGAGGATCGCGTAGTAGAGGCCGTAGGCCCAACCGGGGTCGGCGGCGTTCCAGTAGACGTCGTCCTCGGTGACGTCGAGGCCGTAGTGCAGGTAGGAGCGGAAGGCCGCGAGGGCGCGGACGGGGACGGGGACCGCTTTCGGGGCGCCGGTCGTGCCGCTGGTGTACAGCTCGACCAACTGGCCGCCGCCACCGATCGGACGGCGGTCCCGGAGCGGCTCGGCGGCACGGATTCGCGCGTCCAGCTCGTCATTGACCGAAACGACGGCGACACCCTCCAGCTTGGCGGCCTGCCCCGGCTCGCTGATCGCCAGCCGGACCCCGCTCGCGGTCAGCCGAGCGCTGATGGCATCCGGTGCGAACGCGGTGAACAGGGGCACGTGGATCGCGCCGAGCCGCCAGATCGCCAGGAGCGCGACCGGTAGCTCGAGCCGCTTACCCATGAGCACCGCCACCCGGTGCCCGGCCTCGACCCCGGCCGACCGCAGCACGGTCGCCAGGCGCCGCGACCGGTCGGCCAACTCCCCGTAACTCAAGGAGCGGATCGAGAGGTCCGCCGCGACGACGCGGAACGCTACGGCGTCGGGGTCGTGCCGGTCGCAGAGCAGCCAGGCGGCGTCGGCGTCGGCCGTGGCCGCTTCGTGGAGCCAGTCGTTCATCATGCCTCCAGCGGAAGGACGGCGGGTGCGGGCGTGATGCGGGCACGGACCGTGCCGAGTCGTTCGATCTCCACCGTGACCTCGTCGCCGGGGCGGAGCCACGGGTAGGTGTCCGGGCCGTGCAGCGACGAGAGCTCCAGTAGGCAACCCGTGCCCACCGTGCCGCTGCCGACGACGTCGCCTGGGCACAGCTGTGTGCCGCGCGAGGCGTAGGCGAGCATCTGGCCGAACGACCACCGGATGTCGGCCCAGGTGCCGCCGCCGTGGGGCCGGCCGTTGACCGCGGCCGACATGCGCAGCGCGTAACCCTGGCCGTCGCGGCGGTCGGCGAGTTCGTCCGGCGTCACCAGGAACGGCCCGAGCGACGTGGCGCCGTCCTTGCCCTTCGCTGGGCCGAGCCCGACCCGCGACTCCTCCTGCTGCACGTCCCGGGCGCTCCAGTCGACCAGAACGGTGTAGCCGGCGATGCACTCCTCGGCCTCCGCCGGCGTCAGGTCCGCGCCGGGGCGCCCGACGACGGCGGCGACTTCGATCTCGTAGTCGAACCGCTCGCTGCCGGGTGAGATCGGTACGTCGTCCTCCGGCCCGCGGATCGCCGCCGGGTTCGTGAAGTAGAAGACGGGCTGGCGGTACCAGACCGGGTCGACCGACCGGCCGAACGCCGCAGTGGCGTTGCGGGCGTGCTCCTCGAACGACAGGAAGTCCCGTACCGACGGCGGTCGCGTGATCGGCGCGTGCAACCGCGTGCCGGCGAGCGGCACGATTTCCGCCGGTGTCCGCGCGGCGGCCGCGGTGAGGTCGCCCAGGACGTCGATCAACGGGACGTCGAAACCGTGGACGAGTTCACCGACGACCAGCCCCGCCCGGCGGTGCCGGCCGTACGTCACCCACCGCATGTCAGGCACGGCTCCGGATCGGGCCACCGTGGAAAGCGGTCATGTCCGGCCAGATCGTGGTCAGGTCGAGGCGGGTGCCCAGCGGCTGCCCGTCCAGCTCGCTGTAGGCGCGGTGCAGGTTCCCGACCATGCGCTCGGCGTCCTTCCAGCCGGCGAACGGGTTGTCGGTGTGCCGCAGAGCGGTCTCCAGCGGTGTCCACCCGGCCGTGTGCCCGGTGCGCGCGATCTCGTCGACAAAAGCCGCGTAGGACCCCAACGCGTCC contains:
- a CDS encoding response regulator transcription factor: MRVLIAEDQVLLREGLVQLFTARGHDVVAAVGDAAGVLSTVEAHQPDLLLIDVRMPPTFTDEGTRAALDVKHAHPGIGVLVLSQHVDTTHAPSLVGLGGFGYLLKDRVLAVQEFLAAAQRVADGGSALDPTVVGALMAAHPLSSLSAREREVLELMAEGLNNPAIARRLTVSERTIESHVRHVMLKLDLSESDDGHRRVLAVLAYLRAHPA
- a CDS encoding SDR family NAD(P)-dependent oxidoreductase — protein: MSTTLTGTTALVTGASGGIGAATALSLAAQGANVALVARRKDRLDELAERIRTAGGTALVIEADLTDQTRAAAAVEQTVQAFGGLNILINNAGVMLLGPAESAPLDEWDRMLAINIQGLLYTTHAALPHLLDAAASERASADIVNVGSLAGRVPIAGSAVYSLTKTGLNAFTEALRQEVTGRHVRVSLIEPGPVATELFTHIRPEILAAGQQAFANATLLHAEDIADTITYVVTRPARVVMSEILVRPDGSQW
- a CDS encoding CGNR zinc finger domain-containing protein encodes the protein MTEAPGGLRLVQDLLNTAGMPVASLPDLLDETSTAQRWLDGTLRAWARQTGRTTPSISLTEKDLAALRTLRGRVRGWVTGESENDGSLAMAADVSVRDGDLVYGPRGRGAAAITSLVALEALLASRTGELGRLKTCQNPACGAAFYDRSRSGTRVWHDMKTCGNTLNLRASRARRRQSSTA
- a CDS encoding AMP-binding protein, which translates into the protein MMNDWLHEAATADADAAWLLCDRHDPDAVAFRVVAADLSIRSLSYGELADRSRRLATVLRSAGVEAGHRVAVLMGKRLELPVALLAIWRLGAIHVPLFTAFAPDAISARLTASGVRLAISEPGQAAKLEGVAVVSVNDELDARIRAAEPLRDRRPIGGGGQLVELYTSGTTGAPKAVPVPVRALAAFRSYLHYGLDVTEDDVYWNAADPGWAYGLYYAILGPLAHGRANLLVEGGFDPRRTLEVMNRCGVTNFAGAPTMYRALRGVGTARLRRASSAGEPLTPDVTAWAPDALGTEVRDHYGQTEQGMVILNGWHASVRSVVESGSMGRPLPGFTATVLDGQIALDVEASPLMWFEGYVDAPERTRERFTADGRYYLTGDTGRVDENGAFYFTARDDDVILAAGYRIGPFDVESVLVTHPAVADVAVVGAPDELRGEIVVAYVVLADGESPGPTFLAQLQDLVRTRYSAHAYPRQVHVVESLPKTASGKIQRFVLRRGTRSA
- a CDS encoding fumarylacetoacetate hydrolase family protein, whose translation is MRWVTYGRHRRAGLVVGELVHGFDVPLIDVLGDLTAAAARTPAEIVPLAGTRLHAPITRPPSVRDFLSFEEHARNATAAFGRSVDPVWYRQPVFYFTNPAAIRGPEDDVPISPGSERFDYEIEVAAVVGRPGADLTPAEAEECIAGYTVLVDWSARDVQQEESRVGLGPAKGKDGATSLGPFLVTPDELADRRDGQGYALRMSAAVNGRPHGGGTWADIRWSFGQMLAYASRGTQLCPGDVVGSGTVGTGCLLELSSLHGPDTYPWLRPGDEVTVEIERLGTVRARITPAPAVLPLEA